The genomic DNA tattcaacatttttcagtGAGCCATTGTCAATGGACTTTCAGTAGTCATGCGCATGGTCGCTGTGCTGGCCTGCTACAGTAGACTTTCGTGATCTTTACAGGTAGTCATGAAGCTACGTCACTATTATACATCCTCCACGATATGCCACCAGCCGGTCTGCGTCTGCTTCCTGGCCCGTGCGATTTGTCGCGGagccctgccgctgccggcgtgCCACTGACTGGTTCGGAGTCGGAGGAGCAGAGCCTGCCACTGCCAGCGTGGGGACGGGCATGCCAGCCGGGGATCGCGCGCCATGTGATGTGACCAGGCAACCAGCTCTGCGGCTCCGGCGCGGTCCCTACTTCCCCTGCTTTCCGCGCACGCCGCGCGGCGCGATCGGTCGGATTCTCGGTATTCTCTTTGGGCCTTGGCTCACAGCGCACGCCGAGAGGGTGTGGGCCTGTGGGGCGGCGGCATGGTGGCAGGATGGGCCGTGGGCTCGGCACGATCGCTGGCCTAACCTGAAAACGATTTGGGCTAGGCCCAGACCTTCTTTTATGCGATCGGCCTCTTCAGCTTTCCGCtactgggttttttttttttttttgataagggCTTTCCGCTACTGGTTGGCCACTCTCCCCTCTTGCCCCTTCCtgacctgctgctgctgacttGGAATTCCTTTCGCTTCCCACTGCAATCCACCGCTGCAgattttcccctctcttttCGTGCACGCTCATCCCAGAGTGGACTTGGAAATCGTCAAATTATTATTTACCGAGTACGAATTCGCTCACGAAGTACACACACAGTGAATCCGCATTGACCGATTAGGTCAAAAGGTCAATTGCAACAGCCCAACCACTTCCGGAGCTAACCGCTGATGCAGCATGGGTTTGGATTGACGAATTGGACCTCCATTTCAAAAGCATTTGGCAAGTAGTTGCCGAGCCTCACTGTTTTCCCAACCATCTTTTGAATCCGTGAACCACCTCCAACAAATCTCCAACAAACCCCATGCACATGAGCACATCCGAAAGCTTCCTGCTCACGCTCGCGCGGAGCAGCCCGGCATCATTAACTCCTTACCATCCCCTTGCACATCAGTTGCAAATGTCCAAGCACTGAGTAGCGTAGCAGAGCAGTGTGCGGCAACGAGCGCAGTGTAGCGGTGGCACGCACACGTCGCCACGCGAATCGGCGTCGCCATGGGAGCGCCGGAGGCGGACAAGAAgaaggtggaggagaagaagaaggtggaggtGAAGACGGCCATGTACAAGGTGTACGTCCACTGCGGCCAGTGCGCGCGCGACATCCAGACGCAGTTCACCGAGTTCCAAGGTGCGTAGTGCTTGTACTACTGCTGCGGTGCTTGCGATTATGATGACCTCTTCCTGCCAACTTTAATTATGCTCCGAATATGGACGGGCACATGGATCGACAGGGGTTGAGGAGGTGAAGCTGGACGCTAAGGCAGGGAAGGTGACAGTGAAGGGCGTCGGCTTCGACGTCGAGAAGCTCAGGAAGAAAGTCGAGAAGGGTTGCAGGAAGAAGGTCGAGCTGATTGTTCCTCCCAAAAAGGACGACGTCGTCATTGAGGTCAAGAAAAAGGAGGAGGTAAATGGCATCGATCGATCTCTGATAATGATGCAACATAAATACCTATGCTGTAATTAAGCTGTATCAGATCAAGAGctcttctgaattctgatgtgTTGGGGTTTCCATGATATCTCTAGAGCATTTCTTTTGCCTAATCATGCAGGAGTTGAAGATCATCACAGTAAAGGTTCCCTTGCATTGCCCCGATTGTGCAGTAAGGGTCAAAGAGATTCTGCTGGAGCACAAGAGTAATCTCTATCTCTCTGACAGTTCCTCTATCTCTATATAATCGATCCAAGTAAACCTGTACTTGCATGATCCCATTATTTGGCACATGCTCATGTTAATATACTGATGAAGGTATCTATGCGGCCAAGACGGACCACACCAAGAACACCTGCACCGTCGAGGGCGTCATCGACGAGAAGAAGCTGGTCGAGTATATCTACCAGAGGACGCGGAAGGGGGCTGTCGTCGACAAGATCGAGAAGAAGGTGATCATcaaggaggagaaggtcgaggtgaagaaagaggtgaagaaagatgagaagaaagaggagaagaaggaggtcaaGAAAGAGGAGAAGAAGGTCACGGAGGTCGTCGCCCCCTACTTCATCCCCTGCACGCACCCGCGGTTCGTCGACTTCTCGCACCCGttccaccgcggcggcggcggcggctacggtTCGCCGTGCGGCGATGGGGGTTACGGCtacggcggctgcggcgggtaCCCGTACGGTGTCAGCTACACGCACTCCGAGCTCACAGGATACCGTGACACGGCGTTCTTGCACTGCACACACCCAAATGAGTTCATCAGCGAGGAGAACCCGTATGCGTGCTCTGTGATGTAGAATTTTCTTTGCAGGTGGATTCATGTCTCGAGAATAAATGTAACACTAAGAACAATATAATATCGATAGCTCAAATTTTGCTTCAGCTCAGACGATTGGTTATTTTATTATTTAGCTTGCACTATTACGTATGCAACGTATCTGAAGTCTCATTTAGTTCAGTAACCAGCTAGGGAACTTGCACCTTCTTCCAAGTGCACATTTCAGGATTTCAGGGTGAAATGTTAATTGACTGATACCCATGCATCAGCAAGCGCAACATTTTGAAATCGGGAAATTGTTGCGCCTTATTAAGACCTTAATGAGAAATGCTTGGGCATTGAAACTGATTCGATCGCTTTAGAACTTAACTCTGTCCATTTAGTTCAATGCAACATTTGATAGTATCTATTGTGTAGATATGAAAGTAACAACTTTGTCTAGCTAGTTTACTTGCTTATTTATCAATAACAAACTAAGGGAAAATGCAATCAGAGGCTAGCTCCGATCAATCAGCTTGCTTTTAATTTGTAAACATGCTTTCACTTAGGTTCGTCATAACTCCTAATTAAATGGAGCACATGGTAATATCAGCAACTACAGATAAATTCTGTTATAACCTATATACATGTCATTAAGTTAGTAGTAAAAATTAGGGTGAGATTATTTTCTAACTGCTTGAAACCatcttttataaaaaaatcatcACCAATCATAAAGCCCTCGAGTCAAATCCAACCACCTGAATTTATAAGTAGTTGGGTGTTGATTCTAACTGAAAATTAAAGCAAGTTGGTTTCAGGCACTTGAAAATAACAAAACTGTTAGGAAAGGATTAAAAACAGATCTGATAAGAGTATTTATTGCAGTGATGAGAGCTCACAATATATAGTTTCCTATCACCGAGTAGAGTTTTTAGAAACATTTTAATACTCAATTCACGCACATGTTCACAACAAAGGGTGTCAAGTAGTTCAATCTATTGGATTAAAGAAGAAACTGTTTCATCAATAGATATATGTGCAGAGATTCATGGGAACAACTTGAGAACAAGAGCGATTATCAACACATGAACATACAAAGAGATGGCATAGAACAATATGATACCCACAGACAGCTGGACTGGCCAGATAAGTAAAAGACCAAAAATAGTACTATTAGAGCTCGCAGAAATTAGATCTTCTTTACAGGAAAAGGATGATCAGTGGTTAATTAGCAGCCTTCAATATTTTTCAGTTGTTCCATTTCCATAAACAGAGTTCACGCAATAGAAGGCATATATACTACATACGTGCATAGAAAtttcatgttgtttttcttctggtTTATTTGTCCTTAAACAGGTAATAACGAGCTGTAAATTCAACACAAGTACTAGAAATTGGATACAGTTTTAAGAGCTCGGCAGAGTTAAGGAACGAAAATCTCAATCAACAATTCAGCGTGGAAGAAAAGGAATGTAACTAAATCTTTCAGTCTGCTTAGCACCTGGGCATTTTATTTCAAATGAAGACAAGCTGAAGGTTGCAAAGGTGCACACACCATATCAAATTCTATATAAATGATGTAGAGTAGGAGTTAAGCTAGCCATGTAGAAGTAATCCTAAGCTCTGAACAGCGATGCAACGACACAATCCAAACAGACCATATATACTACTGAACACTAGATACCATGTCGTCAATGAAACCTTAGGAATCTTTGAATGTCCAAGTCCCAAGAACTTGGGGAAACTAGCAATCtagtttcttttgtttcttaCAAGCATCTTGCAATCTACGCATATGAGACAACAAAGAACAAGGGCCAGCATAGACATGCAGTTGGTGACTTGTGAGGATTCTTCCCCATGAGCCTTTCTTTGCGAGATGCAATTTACTAGCTGATGAATTGAGTACTGGTAGCTTTGTTATGTTTAAACAAAGGCAAAGCGTGCACACGTGTGAGCAGAAAATTGTGTGGTAATATAACTTGTGACGAAGCAGTTCCCAGACTCCAAATAAATTTAGAAGAACCAGAAGAAACTGATTGATGATACGATCGATAATATACTATACACGCATCACTAATTGCTGTTGCACACGCAGGCAGGTAACGCCTTTGTATAACTCAAAAAACAATTGCCCAAAAGCATGCACAACACATCTAGCTAGCTGCTACATGATGATAAAGTAAGAACTGACAGCTTAAGCCACTAGAATACGCTAGCTTTTCTTAACACAATTTGGTTGAAGCGAATCTCTCATCCAGAGCAACAAGAACAGCAAGAACCCCCATGCATGGAAACATCGATTAACACACAGGTCACACATGCATCCTTGGGAACAGATTAAATTAAAGGCTGCTTATTAAAAGCCAGATTAAAAATTAAGACAAGGTTACACCACAAATTAAGTTTCAAGAGACATgagagaagaaaagggaaaagaagggaagaagaagaacaaggagaacaCATAATCAGAGAGAGACCGAGCAAACACTACGAACTTGTACAGAGATCGAGATAGAAATAGTAGAGATAATATCCTTGCAAGCATGCGTGCGCTAACCTTCTGCAAGCTGCCTTCAACCCTTGTGCCCTTCAATGCTTTCTTCTTGCCATCTCCTCCTGTTCTTACACACCTGAATTACACACCCCCATGGATTTTGTCAGAACGGTGGCCGCGCTCCGGCCCACCCATGGCTGTCGGCACCAGGCGGGAGTTGCGATCCGCCACCGGCCATGTTGTTGAGCGGCAGgttgaagaagggcagaccGGCAGCAGACGGGTCGGAAGGGAACGGGCCACCGCCGCCCATGCCACCTGCGCCATCGGCACCGCCGGGCGGCTGCATCTGGAGGCCGGGTGGCGCTGCctgggcctcctcctcctccagagGAAGGCGCTCGTAGGCGACGTTGGCGAAGGACGCGGCGATGACGATGACGGGGCCGGCAGCGTAGAGCGCGCCGACGACGTTCCCGCCGACCACCTGCCCCTGGCCCCCCGCGAGGAAGATGGTGAGGCTGGTGGCGCCggggggagccggcggcgggaggaaggAGCCCGAGAGCGACAGGATCTCGAACCTTCCGTGCAGCGTCACGACGGCGCCCGTGGGCGCCGACGGCTGCCGCAGAGTCACGTTGGTGaccacgccgctgccgctcaGAACGCAgacgccgcgctgccgccggcgcgcgtACGTGGAGACGGACTCGAACACGTCGCAGCCGCTCCCGACCTCCAGGATGTGGGCGCGCAGCGTGTTGGCGCTCTCCCGCGTGATGATCACCGGGGGCTTGGGCTTGTTCTTCGAGCCCGGCGGGCGCccgcggggccggcgggcgacCATCTCCCCgttcccgccaccgccgctgcccggGCCATCTCCAGCTGGGCCGGAAGAGGACGACCCGCCGTCGTGCTCGCCGAACGGCCCGCCGTTGTtgctgttgccgccgccgctgccattggggTCGTCGTCGGAGGGCTCCGGCTGCTTGCTGGCGTAGTTGTGCTGCAGCTGGAGGTCggggtggaggtggtggagctGGTGGACGTAGCGCGTCGCGGCGGTGCCGAGGTCGAGGCCTGCCATGCTTCTCTGCTAGCTCATGTACTGATGTAGCTAGCAAGCAAAAATTTAAAAACTAGAAAagcaggggaaaaaaagagagaaaaatactCGAATTGCAACAGAAGTGGTGTTTTGTTTTTAGGTTAAAAGGAAGTGTTGGAAAAGGAAGCAATGATTTTTAAAGAGGGGGATTGTTTATGGTTCTGCCTGTTTTAAAAGTTTTTGGATGCAGAAAGAAGCAAAcaggaagaaattaaaaaaCCAAACAAGCGAGTGCTTGCATGGAGGAGAGAACGAACACTAACAAGGCAGCAGAGAGCTGTGTGCTATGAGCAGGATAGGGGAaggacggaggagggaggaggagagaaagggAAGCTATGAAGGAGAAGGTGAGGCACAGGAGGAGAGATGGGAAAGAGGAGGGTTTGAGAGGTTCTGCCAACCAGTGGTAGGAGGTGCACCGCATAAAATAATGCGGAGGGAAGAGGAGAGGGTTGGGAGAACAAATTCTTGTGCATCCTTTGCAGCTACGGACAAAGAGATAAGGCTATGACACTGACACGTGGGCCGCCATGTTCTGGAGCCCACGCGTCAGTATCGCAGGCGTCCTTCGTGATGGTGACAGGGGAGGCTTCGGAGAAAGAGAGATGGAGCGGGAGGAACTATGATGCAAAAATGTGATGCATGGTGATAGCGATGGCTTAGCGTGTTCGCCGCAAGATTATGCTAATTAACCAGGGTTAAGTGCCTAAACCCGTGGTTTAGGACCACTGATCCAGGGTTAATGCGAATTGGTGTTGAGATTATTCATGACTACACTCCGGTGGGGCCCGTGCCAGCGCGTGCTGCGCTCGGATCGATTGCACACAGTTAGGTCTAACCCCTTCGTGAGGTGGTATGCACATTGCTAGGGAATGTACCTTCAGTGTCGGGTTCTAacccctttaataccggttgtgcaaccgataTTGCTATATCGGTACTAAAGTGGGTTCACGacccgtgggattcgaacccacgaccttcGGTCTCGCGTGATCCTTCCTTACCACTCCACCTACATAGCATATGTGATGGATGCgaatatgctttccttttgaagtaacctgTGGAGAgaccttttagtaccaggtggtgttatgacccggtactagtTACCAAGTCATAacaccacctggtactaaaaagTTTCCGGGGACCTTCAATTTTggaccggtactaatgctaacattaccAGTACTTGAGGTTGAGGATGGATGCTCATATTTGTAGTAGTGGTAGAACAGCGCGCAACAATATTGTGCAAAGCTGTGCACTAGCTCTCAAAGAGTCAATATCAATGATAAAATTTTGGAGTTAGCTTGTATTTGGGCTCCAGTCACTGTGTGGGCACATACCCTGGTGATGTGCGAGATTGTAAACTTTCTTCAACATTTCCTCTACTTAATGCAATGATGCGTGGTCCTCCTACacattcgagaaaaaaaattgaagttaGCTTCAAACACTGCATATCGCAAATGTTATAATTTTCCACAACCTCTACCTGAACTATCATCTATGTTCTTCATCACACGGTGTATATGTGAGGTGTACCCTCATTACCAAATTGTTCCACTACAACACATCAGGTGTACTTTACTTTCCACTTTCCTCCATGATCCGCCTTGTTAACTTGAGCTCAAACCAAACTCATGAAAATCATCAAACGGAGAACTCTGTTGCTTTTTACCAAAATCTGAGACTTTTTAAGTAGAGATCAGATGAATGATAATGGCATGGTTGCCTCCCACTTTGAGGCCTAACTATGTGTTTTCCCTATTTTTTCACTGTGCACAATTATTACCCTACTGTTTTCAAAATGTTTGTGAAACCATGAGCAGCAGCGCAAACATTTTACTATACAAGGAGTAGGAGCAACCTTGCAAGCGGTAAAAGGAAGAGAGGCAGGCTGAAAAGTGGGGGAAACCATGCACATGCCCCTCATTAGTTTTGGTCTAGGTAGAGAACTTGAAGGCCACAGAAACTGGTAAAAAAAACCTAAGATAATACAACCGGCCTTAACAAAACTTTCGCACATTAAACTCAAAGGCAGTTAGTTTGGTCTAATTTGCCAGTTCTTTTTGGAAGGCCGAATAATCTCTATTACCTTCATGCACACCAAACTAAACAGCCCTTGCATGCTAACTGCTCTTAGCGGTATGCACTACTAGGGAACTGACCTTCCATTcaccctcttttatcccggctAACATTGGACCTGTGACTAAAGTcactttagtcccaggtcaaaaaTATGCCACCGAAAGCCAGCGGGCAGGGGGGGCTTTTATTCTtggttgtaaagaccaaccgggactaaagcccacccctttagtcccggttgtaacggctacaAAAAATCCCACCGACGcttccccttttgtcccggttggaaattccaaccaagactaccaaccgagataaaaggggggacTTTTGTCCATGTTGaaattttcaaccgggacaaaacgtcCAACCGGATCTCCACGTCCCCCCTAcccaccttatctcctcctctcccttttttTTATCTCGCACGCAACCTtatctccctcctcctcctctcttccagGCGCACCGACGCACCttatctcttctcctcctcctctccctcctccctcctcgctTCCAGGCGGGCGGCCGGTGCGGGAGGGTGGCAGGTGGGCGGGCGGatgggcgccgcggcgggcgggtggCCGGGCGGCAGGGGTGCGGGCGGCTGGCCTGCCGGCGCGGGtggcttttttttattttttttgaaaactttttATTCCCGATTGGTTTTACCAAcgagggggtctttagtctcgggtgaatgaaccaactaggattaaagggggtctttagtcccgggtgaatgatccgggactaaagaacccacttttatctcgaaaatttagtcctggatggattttcgggatgtTTGACCCTTAccaaaccgggactaatgccgtGTTTTCCAGTGGTGATGGTTTGGCCTAGTTGCATACCACTCCGATGGGGAGAACACGCAGTACATGTGTGCGGCTTGTACAGGCATATATATATGGGATCTCTGCTATTCCGACCTTGAGCATAAAATTTTAGTTTACAAATTGATTGATGCATTTTTAATTGTCCAATTGTCCTTTCTAGCATAATTTTAGACACGAACATTTAAAATTTGATTGTATGTAGTTTACTAGTAATAAACTATGCCAGGTCAAATGGATGACCCACATCATCCTCACACGTACCCTTAACTTATTTTTATATGTGTTATCTTATCAAATCGTATAACTGTAACCAGCATGGTGCCGGGACTTTCACTAATCACCACGTATGATGACCTGAAAACTTTGGAAGCTAGACTACTTTTCACCATCTTTTCATGGCACCAATTAACATGAGTAACCTCACCAGGTTTGCCCAAAGTTGCACATCTTTTTTAATGCTTCTCCTTGATCTTTTGGAGAGATCCGTTCTATATAATCAATAAATCAACGCGGTAGTTTTCAACTACACACACGGTGAGACATGGAATGTACCGTACGTATGTTGAGCTTTTCATTAAACAAAATAGGTTATTATAAGGGGAGCGGGAATAGTTTATGTTCTCTGTCAAGCTGTGTGTTAGTTTCATTATTTATATAAGTAAAATATACAAAGCAATCATGTAACTTTATGACAATGAGGACAGATCGTGCAGCCATGGTTGGTGTTATGATATAAGCAGCATTAAAAATCTACAATCAACTGTAACATGTTCTCTAACATATGCGCTTACAGACTCCAATAACATATTGGAGTTACAAGCGTAACATACTAATAATAGTATCTCAATAATTTATGTTTCCATGATCTAAGATTATACAATTTTGGGGATATAGATCGATGTGCATATATCCTTCTTAATTCTACAGCTTTTGAACAACAACTTTCATTAATTTAATTGCATAGTAGGGCTTGCTAGATCAGGGAAGCGATAGCTAGATCACAGAATCTGTAGCACCACGAAACGGTACATAATTTAACACAAGTCTTAAATTAACTGGTGTTTAATAGTTTTTATTAATTCTCTTTCAGGGTACATATGTTCTCCAAATTCCTGTTTAACCAAGGATAATAACCAAGCCCTTTTCTAAAACAATAAACAAAATAAGTAAATAACCACATATCATGTTTTTGCCAACCAAGAATTATGTTGACCATATTGTATATATTTGGTTACATATAAATATCTTTCTTGCTAAAACTATCTTTTAACTCAAATTTTGACAAAGTCATTTTCTTTTCCCGGTTAAACATGAAATCAAACATTTTCGTCAATTTCTTCAATAGAATGGAAATCATCAGTATGACGTTTGATGTGACAATATATTGGAAATATTGCTAGTTAATTAGTTCACTGTACTGGAATTAGCAATGTCATCTAGTTAATCCCCCAATTTCAAATTccaggtcgttttagcttttctagattcatagattttgctatgtgtCTAGACATAGCGTATATCTATGTAGCAAAAACTGTGAACCTTAAAATGTCAAAGCGACCTACAACTTAGGACAGAGTTAGTATTAAATAAAAGTATTGTCGACTGTTTGGTCGTCAAGTTACAATGCTAATAATCAAACCTTGATACTCATATAAATACGAATAGTGGGTCTCTGTATGCAATTTCAAAGAATGCCCTAGTCAACTCTCAAACTATCTTGTGTATACTGTAGGGTTACGTACGTCGTTGTAGTTGTCATTTAGGCGCTTGAGAAAATTCTCTCTTAATCACATACTGGTGTCATATTTGACTCGAATTATGAACTTGGAAGAAACAAAGGGTGAATTGTTAATTTGTTTCGTCAGGTGTTTGGGGTGACTAGTTTTCTCTTTCGTTGTAGAATTTGACTTGTTCATGATACTCTTTTGTTGTACTTCATGGTACATAGGCTCCATAGCACTCCGGCTTGCATGGTTTTTTCTGGTACGGAAAGCTTGTgctcacagaaaaaaaa from Setaria italica strain Yugu1 chromosome VII, Setaria_italica_v2.0, whole genome shotgun sequence includes the following:
- the LOC101753056 gene encoding AT-hook motif nuclear-localized protein 23 — protein: MAGLDLGTAATRYVHQLHHLHPDLQLQHNYASKQPEPSDDDPNGSGGGNSNNGGPFGEHDGGSSSSGPAGDGPGSGGGGNGEMVARRPRGRPPGSKNKPKPPVIITRESANTLRAHILEVGSGCDVFESVSTYARRRQRGVCVLSGSGVVTNVTLRQPSAPTGAVVTLHGRFEILSLSGSFLPPPAPPGATSLTIFLAGGQGQVVGGNVVGALYAAGPVIVIAASFANVAYERLPLEEEEAQAAPPGLQMQPPGGADGAGGMGGGGPFPSDPSAAGLPFFNLPLNNMAGGGSQLPPGADSHGWAGARPPF
- the LOC101752646 gene encoding heavy metal-associated isoprenylated plant protein 7, which produces MGAPEADKKKVEEKKKVEVKTAMYKVYVHCGQCARDIQTQFTEFQGVEEVKLDAKAGKVTVKGVGFDVEKLRKKVEKGCRKKVELIVPPKKDDVVIEVKKKEEELKIITVKVPLHCPDCAVRVKEILLEHKSIYAAKTDHTKNTCTVEGVIDEKKLVEYIYQRTRKGAVVDKIEKKVIIKEEKVEVKKEVKKDEKKEEKKEVKKEEKKVTEVVAPYFIPCTHPRFVDFSHPFHRGGGGGYGSPCGDGGYGYGGCGGYPYGVSYTHSELTGYRDTAFLHCTHPNEFISEENPYACSVM